A region from the Candidatus Electrothrix scaldis genome encodes:
- a CDS encoding molecular chaperone TorD family protein, giving the protein MHNVNAAIYRFLSLLYQDEISLALIEAMRAKAFLDRLREAARGASSALFRSSLSNLLASLQGNVAQDMYNELRYEYAELFLNAGKNPVFPYASCHVSEEPLVMQKPVFEVRQLYYDSGVHKNLAYPDLDDHIAVELEFMAHLAGQQGTEQQQQDFLVQQLGWAGAFCEMLHSAAQTEWYQSLADLTLAVLEAARTGMNSTDLEPLAQALMVLDLNSWSRTLSPREEHQEIERGTQSIKTHCYICAGLCGQEVKVKDQVITGLSGLVGDPKGGG; this is encoded by the coding sequence ATGCATAACGTAAACGCAGCTATATACCGTTTTCTTTCTCTCCTGTATCAGGATGAAATTTCGCTTGCCCTTATTGAGGCAATGCGTGCAAAGGCATTCCTTGACCGATTGCGTGAAGCCGCTAGGGGGGCTTCATCGGCCCTGTTCCGCTCCAGCTTGAGTAATCTGCTGGCCTCTTTGCAAGGAAACGTAGCACAGGATATGTATAACGAACTCCGTTATGAATACGCGGAACTCTTCCTTAATGCGGGTAAGAATCCTGTGTTTCCCTATGCCTCCTGTCATGTCAGCGAGGAACCCTTGGTTATGCAAAAGCCTGTCTTTGAGGTTCGCCAGCTTTATTATGACAGTGGAGTGCATAAGAACCTTGCCTACCCGGATCTGGACGATCATATCGCGGTTGAGCTGGAATTCATGGCCCATCTGGCTGGCCAGCAAGGAACAGAACAACAGCAGCAAGACTTTCTGGTTCAGCAGCTGGGATGGGCAGGTGCTTTTTGTGAGATGCTGCATTCTGCCGCGCAGACAGAATGGTACCAGAGTTTGGCGGATTTGACCCTAGCTGTACTTGAAGCGGCTCGAACAGGCATGAACAGTACAGACCTGGAACCGCTTGCTCAGGCCCTGATGGTTCTGGATCTTAACTCCTGGTCACGGACCTTATCCCCAAGGGAAGAGCACCAGGAAATTGAGAGAGGAACTCAGTCAATCAAGACCCATTGTTATATCTGCGCCGGACTCTGCGGCCAGGAGGTCAAGGTGAAGGATCAGGTGATCACCGGTCTCAGTGGCTTGGTTGGTGACCCTAAGGGCGGTGGGTGA
- a CDS encoding metallophosphoesterase family protein: MTEIIKAGILSDTHLSRPSREYIDAIQQCFADCHVIIHAGDLTDISVLDVFSDKTVYAVHGNCCDRNAHTSLPRERTFQLGKFTIGLLHGYSLGRYADSIESGFWNVFPEADCVIYGHTHNPVCKHVAGKLIINPGAFQVNSWYSTPAPYVVLEAGQELKGKICEYRPTS; encoded by the coding sequence ATGACAGAGATAATCAAAGCAGGCATACTTTCAGATACCCACCTCAGTCGACCAAGCAGGGAATATATTGATGCTATCCAGCAATGCTTTGCCGACTGCCATGTGATTATCCACGCTGGCGACCTGACGGACATATCAGTGCTTGATGTTTTTTCAGACAAGACCGTGTATGCGGTCCACGGCAATTGCTGTGACAGGAACGCCCATACCAGCCTCCCGAGAGAACGCACCTTCCAGCTCGGTAAATTCACCATAGGCCTGCTGCATGGCTATAGCCTGGGAAGATATGCTGACAGTATAGAATCTGGGTTCTGGAATGTCTTCCCAGAGGCAGATTGTGTTATCTACGGTCATACCCACAATCCCGTCTGTAAACACGTAGCAGGGAAGCTCATCATTAATCCGGGAGCCTTTCAGGTCAACAGCTGGTATAGCACCCCCGCCCCCTATGTCGTTCTGGAGGCAGGCCAAGAACTCAAAGGGAAAATTTGCGAATATCGCCCTACATCATAA
- a CDS encoding META domain-containing protein yields MESRKIIMVLSAALCLLLTSCALIGSGGISTALDNTSWVLERLHDQPVMQGRQLTLNFEKENINGSAGCNSYSGSYRGDNDGAWHITNLSFTEMACSPNQVMVQEGRFLDTLQVATSYEIMDDKLTLKNVDHQILAVFMVPKQGLQGTSWLVTEYDSGAGLTSIIPGSDVTATFGTNGRVIGSAGCNSYFAGYTTSASDMSVKVAQVGLTRRLCQPADAMIQEGNFITALKSASNYQIAGRFLTLKKADGSVVMRLKRN; encoded by the coding sequence ATGGAGTCTCGAAAAATCATCATGGTACTGAGCGCTGCGCTCTGTTTATTGCTAACAAGCTGCGCACTCATCGGATCAGGAGGAATTTCCACAGCATTGGATAACACCAGCTGGGTGCTGGAACGTCTGCATGACCAACCGGTAATGCAAGGCCGTCAACTCACGCTTAATTTTGAAAAAGAAAACATTAACGGCTCAGCAGGCTGCAACAGCTATTCCGGGTCATATAGAGGGGATAACGATGGCGCATGGCATATCACAAATCTCAGCTTCACAGAGATGGCGTGCAGCCCCAATCAGGTCATGGTGCAGGAGGGACGATTTCTGGACACTCTGCAGGTAGCAACATCCTACGAGATTATGGATGATAAATTGACCTTGAAAAACGTGGACCACCAGATTCTGGCCGTCTTTATGGTACCGAAACAAGGTTTACAAGGCACGTCATGGCTGGTAACCGAATATGATAGCGGTGCAGGTCTCACCAGTATCATCCCCGGCTCTGACGTCACCGCCACCTTTGGGACTAACGGTCGAGTGATTGGCTCTGCTGGCTGTAATAGTTATTTTGCTGGCTATACAACCAGTGCTTCCGATATGAGTGTCAAAGTCGCCCAGGTCGGCCTGACTCGCAGGCTCTGTCAACCAGCTGATGCAATGATACAGGAAGGCAATTTTATCACAGCATTAAAGTCTGCCAGCAACTATCAGATTGCGGGGCGTTTCCTGACACTGAAGAAAGCAGATGGATCTGTGGTTATGCGTCTGAAGAGGAATTAA
- a CDS encoding tyrosine-protein phosphatase produces the protein MIPNLRDVGKTVNHICGQEIMREGMLYRGGTVNKLADESELPDVQTILNLRTEEDQVFPSKNQLHIPAIDSAGNYLTLNGTVRDWVNKVTASICEEGAFPLLLHCTYGKDRTGIITALILLAIGIERSVIIEEYMQTEGLTSDGDVRLALKEFGEVEEYLYEKDLIAFLRNTLLKS, from the coding sequence GTGATACCTAATTTACGAGATGTCGGGAAAACCGTAAACCATATTTGTGGTCAGGAGATCATGCGTGAGGGCATGCTGTATCGTGGAGGAACGGTCAATAAGCTCGCTGATGAAAGCGAGTTGCCGGATGTGCAGACCATTCTCAATCTGCGGACAGAAGAAGACCAGGTCTTCCCGTCAAAAAATCAGCTCCATATTCCGGCCATTGATTCGGCTGGTAATTATCTGACCCTCAACGGCACTGTGCGGGATTGGGTCAACAAGGTCACTGCCAGTATCTGCGAAGAGGGGGCATTCCCACTCTTGCTCCATTGTACCTACGGTAAGGACAGAACCGGTATCATTACCGCCCTGATTCTCCTGGCGATAGGCATAGAGCGGTCTGTGATCATTGAGGAATATATGCAGACAGAGGGCCTGACATCTGACGGAGATGTCCGCCTGGCCTTGAAGGAATTCGGAGAAGTCGAAGAATACCTTTATGAAAAAGATCTCATAGCCTTCTTAAGGAACACCTTGCTGAAGAGCTGA
- a CDS encoding type II toxin-antitoxin system VapC family toxin, which translates to MKLLIDTHIFLWALADPSRINDDKRAELETLANTIYVSSISIAEIMIKSSIGKLKVEYDPVEMVRQSGFELLEFRGQDALLLKNMPFHHKDPFDRMLIAQSIANGYYLMTEDSKFSAYDCRLL; encoded by the coding sequence ATGAAGCTCCTTATCGACACCCATATCTTTCTCTGGGCGCTTGCCGACCCTTCCAGAATCAACGATGACAAAAGAGCTGAGCTGGAGACCCTGGCAAACACGATTTATGTGAGTTCTATTTCCATTGCCGAGATCATGATCAAATCATCAATAGGTAAATTAAAAGTGGAATATGACCCTGTTGAAATGGTGCGACAGAGCGGTTTCGAACTCCTTGAGTTTCGAGGGCAGGATGCCTTACTGCTGAAAAATATGCCCTTTCATCATAAAGATCCCTTTGACCGAATGCTGATAGCCCAGTCCATTGCCAACGGGTATTATCTCATGACAGAAGACAGTAAGTTTTCAGCCTATGACTGTCGCCTGCTGTAA
- a CDS encoding type II toxin-antitoxin system prevent-host-death family antitoxin, with product MIVNISEAKTNLSKLVTRACYGEEIIIAKNNLPLVELVPHKPKGKRTLGILAGKMEVPDDIMEESKIINEMFYGQETPGENDAS from the coding sequence ATGATTGTTAATATTTCTGAGGCAAAAACAAACCTTTCCAAACTGGTTACCAGGGCCTGTTACGGTGAAGAAATCATCATTGCGAAAAACAACCTACCGCTTGTGGAACTCGTGCCGCATAAACCGAAAGGAAAGCGAACTCTGGGGATACTGGCAGGGAAAATGGAAGTACCTGATGACATCATGGAGGAAAGTAAAATCATCAACGAAATGTTTTATGGTCAAGAGACACCTGGCGAGAACGATGCTTCATGA
- a CDS encoding type II toxin-antitoxin system prevent-host-death family antitoxin produces MLEKQKHWQLQDAKNRFSRLVEQAQHNGPQIVTKHGRETRYF; encoded by the coding sequence ATGCTCGAAAAACAAAAACACTGGCAGCTTCAGGATGCGAAAAACAGGTTCAGTAGACTGGTTGAACAGGCGCAGCATAACGGCCCGCAGATAGTCACCAAGCACGGCAGAGAGACCCGCTATTTTTGA
- the ltrA gene encoding group II intron reverse transcriptase/maturase, which translates to MRQRELFVDDRSLFEKLCDVRFLRAGFKAVKKNGGSPGVDGVTVEEFGSSLKEEIEQLAKELAGWRYKPSPVRRVEIPKPGKGAGVRLLGVPCVKDRVVHATIKQLLEPILDPGFSDHSFGFRPGRSQRQAVESGQRIVKSGKEYVVDIDLSKFFDRVNHDRLIYLLSGHVDDKRVLRLIGMILRSGIMKDGDVMLSEKGTPQGSPLSPLLSNVVLDELDKELERRGLEFCRFADDCNIYVRSPKAAERVMSSISKFIEKKLKLKINRDKSRVAHSSEVKFLGMTIIEGTLAISAKSMKTAMQKVKELTPRGTYLPLEKTIKRINRWYVGWAGYYRMTEYPSQLSKIEAHIRRRLRARLVDQQKRRRHLFKKLKKRGVSRKSAANAAFSNNGRWALSHTFALEKAYPVAWFIQEKGQEIRSNQKHSHWLPLHRWIRV; encoded by the coding sequence ATGAGACAAAGGGAACTGTTTGTTGATGATAGAAGTCTCTTTGAGAAACTCTGCGACGTGCGATTTTTGCGTGCAGGTTTCAAGGCAGTGAAGAAGAACGGCGGCTCCCCGGGAGTAGACGGGGTAACGGTCGAAGAATTCGGCAGCAGCCTGAAAGAAGAGATAGAACAGCTTGCGAAAGAACTTGCAGGCTGGAGGTATAAACCGAGTCCGGTGCGACGGGTTGAAATACCCAAGCCGGGCAAAGGTGCAGGCGTTCGTTTGCTTGGAGTACCCTGCGTAAAAGACAGGGTTGTTCATGCGACGATCAAACAGCTTTTGGAGCCCATACTTGATCCGGGATTTTCCGATCACAGCTTTGGTTTTCGTCCCGGACGTAGTCAACGTCAGGCGGTGGAATCCGGCCAGCGGATTGTGAAGAGCGGGAAAGAGTATGTGGTGGACATCGACTTGTCGAAATTTTTCGACCGAGTGAACCATGATCGTTTGATTTATCTTCTTTCAGGGCATGTGGATGATAAACGGGTACTCCGTTTAATCGGCATGATTCTGCGGAGCGGGATAATGAAGGACGGTGATGTGATGCTCAGTGAGAAAGGCACTCCCCAGGGAAGCCCTCTGAGTCCGCTGTTGAGCAATGTAGTGCTTGATGAACTGGATAAAGAGCTTGAACGGCGGGGGCTTGAGTTTTGCCGCTTTGCTGATGATTGCAATATTTATGTTCGCTCGCCCAAAGCGGCAGAGCGTGTCATGAGCAGTATCAGTAAATTTATTGAAAAGAAACTCAAGCTGAAGATCAACCGTGATAAGAGCAGGGTCGCTCATTCCAGCGAGGTAAAATTTCTCGGAATGACTATCATTGAAGGAACGCTGGCTATTTCAGCGAAATCGATGAAAACGGCCATGCAGAAAGTCAAAGAGTTGACACCGCGAGGCACGTATCTGCCGCTGGAGAAAACGATTAAGCGGATAAACCGTTGGTATGTCGGTTGGGCCGGGTATTATCGGATGACGGAATATCCATCTCAACTCAGCAAAATCGAAGCGCATATACGGAGAAGACTCCGTGCGCGTCTGGTGGATCAACAGAAAAGGCGTCGCCATCTGTTCAAGAAGCTGAAGAAAAGAGGGGTGAGCCGAAAGAGTGCAGCAAACGCGGCATTTTCGAATAATGGTCGATGGGCCTTATCTCATACTTTTGCGTTAGAAAAAGCATACCCTGTTGCTTGGTTCATCCAGGAAAAGGGACAAGAGATACGGTCAAATCAAAAGCATTCGCACTGGTTACCTCTTCATCGATGGATAAGAGTATAA
- a CDS encoding AAA family ATPase: MNRYIKSSVIDDLHKKMVFIGGPRQVGKTTLALDILGGDEQHPAYFNWDHADDKKMLLQGGLPARQSLVILDEIHKYKKWRNFVKGLYDKNKSRTSFLITGSARLDYYRKGGDSLQGRYHYYRLHPLSLYELNQNPSSQDLEYLLKFGGFPEPFFAHSERDWKRWQRERISRVIHEDLVSLEQVKEIGQLDLLAVLLQSRVASLLSINSLREDLSASHEAVDRWVRILENLYYCFRIRPFAANRIKALKKDKKLYLWDWSLCPDPGARFENLVAANLLKYCHYCEDTLGDSMELCFLRDQLKREVDFVVLRDNVPIFAVECKNGAQSLSKHLAYFSKRTDIPYFYQVHTEKDDYEMADLRARVLPLTRFVEEVLQV, encoded by the coding sequence ATGAACAGATATATTAAATCCTCGGTTATTGATGACCTGCACAAAAAAATGGTCTTTATTGGCGGTCCTCGTCAGGTTGGCAAGACCACTCTTGCCTTGGATATTCTCGGAGGTGATGAGCAGCATCCTGCCTATTTTAACTGGGATCATGCTGACGATAAAAAAATGCTCCTTCAGGGAGGATTGCCTGCTCGTCAGTCCTTAGTGATTCTGGATGAGATTCATAAGTACAAAAAATGGCGGAATTTTGTCAAGGGGCTCTACGATAAAAATAAATCCCGTACTTCTTTCTTAATCACAGGTTCAGCACGGTTGGATTATTACCGTAAAGGTGGAGATTCTCTCCAGGGCCGGTATCATTATTATCGCCTCCATCCTTTGTCTCTCTATGAACTGAACCAAAACCCTTCTTCTCAGGATCTGGAGTACCTGCTTAAATTTGGTGGTTTCCCGGAACCTTTTTTTGCCCACTCAGAACGGGATTGGAAGCGTTGGCAGCGGGAAAGAATTTCCCGGGTGATTCATGAGGATCTTGTCTCCTTGGAACAGGTGAAAGAAATCGGGCAGCTGGATTTACTTGCTGTGCTCTTGCAGAGTCGGGTTGCCTCACTCCTGTCCATAAATTCTCTGCGGGAGGATTTATCTGCTTCCCATGAGGCGGTGGATCGCTGGGTACGGATCCTGGAAAACCTGTACTATTGTTTTCGGATCAGACCCTTTGCAGCGAACCGGATAAAGGCTTTGAAAAAAGATAAAAAGCTCTATCTTTGGGACTGGTCTCTTTGCCCTGATCCTGGAGCACGGTTTGAGAATTTGGTTGCAGCAAATCTGCTCAAGTATTGCCATTACTGTGAAGACACCCTTGGTGACAGCATGGAGTTATGCTTTTTGCGTGATCAGCTGAAACGGGAAGTTGATTTTGTGGTGTTGCGGGATAATGTTCCAATCTTTGCGGTTGAATGCAAAAACGGGGCACAGTCTTTGAGCAAGCATCTTGCTTATTTTTCCAAACGGACAGATATCCCCTATTTTTATCAGGTACATACCGAAAAGGATGACTATGAAATGGCTGATCTGCGGGCGCGGGTGTTGCCGTTGACTCGGTTTGTTGAGGAGGTGTTGCAGGTGTGA
- the polA gene encoding DNA polymerase I, which produces MSQQTELFPAAPKKKEVYLIDGSAYIYRAYHAIRPLTNSRGLPTHAVYGFITTLRRILREKEPEYLAVAFDTKGPVFRHAISADYKANRPPMPEDLVPQIPYIHKMVAAYNLLSMAADDLEADDLIASAARLLVEQGCKVVIVSGDKDLLQLVSEDITMWDPMNDRLMDVAAVEEKYGLQPEQLLDYLSLTGDSADNISGVPGVGPKTAQKLLAEYETLEGLYEQIDGLKKSKMKERLIAHKTDAFLSRDLVRLQEKAEVAADLQAYQVTEADPEALRELLTELEFFTLLKSDVPAAKVTTEGFTLIRQREELEQLVEQLSEQLQGAGQLVVDTETTSLDPLEAELVGVSLCTETKQAWYLACGHRDGEGALLPDQLTVQDIVDCVGPLLVDPKLAKIGHNLKYDYAILAAPQNGGIRLAGPLYDTMLGAWLLDPGRRSYKLDDLCQEIDLKLTPFSEVVDGDKAPDAFCRVAPEIAKNYSCEDVFGSLRLFEEQRPELEKQELWTLFAEVEGLLIPVLAAMEETGILLDKEVLQGLTKEFGARLDELEQEIYTLAGHSFNINSSQQLAEVLFEELDLPKGRKTKTGYSTDVKVLEKLSHKHELPAKILRFRNLAKLKSTYVDKLQTHISPRTGRVHSSFNQWGTATGRLSSSNPNLQNIPIRTEEGRRIRSAFIAQPGSLLLSADYSQIDLRVMAHYSQDPALLEAFRGEQDIHSQTAAEIFQVSLPLITGEMRRVAKSINFGIVYGMSAFGLSEQLGISRKEAQTFIDRYFVHYPGIQEFMDSIMDQARVDGYVTTLLGRRRQLPEINASNRNRRQFAERMAINTPIQGTASDIIKLAMIKVHEELLKQQAKAKLLLQIHDELVLEVPEDELESVSAMVKETMESVMALDVPLKVNTEVGGSLDKGE; this is translated from the coding sequence ATGAGTCAACAAACAGAGCTGTTTCCTGCTGCTCCGAAAAAGAAAGAAGTCTATCTTATTGATGGTAGTGCCTATATTTATCGGGCCTATCATGCCATCAGACCTTTGACGAACAGCCGCGGGCTCCCAACCCATGCGGTCTATGGGTTTATTACCACCTTGCGCCGTATTTTGCGGGAAAAGGAGCCGGAGTATCTTGCCGTGGCCTTTGATACTAAGGGCCCGGTATTTCGCCATGCAATCTCGGCGGATTATAAGGCTAATCGTCCGCCCATGCCTGAGGATTTGGTACCCCAGATCCCCTATATCCACAAGATGGTTGCTGCCTATAACCTGCTCAGTATGGCGGCGGATGACTTGGAGGCGGATGACCTGATCGCCTCCGCAGCTCGTTTGTTGGTTGAACAAGGGTGCAAGGTGGTGATTGTCTCAGGAGATAAGGACCTTTTGCAGTTAGTCTCCGAGGACATCACCATGTGGGATCCCATGAATGATCGACTCATGGATGTGGCGGCGGTGGAGGAGAAATACGGCCTTCAGCCGGAACAGCTTCTTGATTATCTCTCGCTCACCGGGGATTCGGCGGATAATATCTCCGGTGTGCCTGGGGTTGGGCCCAAGACTGCCCAAAAACTGCTCGCAGAATATGAGACCCTGGAAGGGCTCTATGAGCAGATCGATGGTCTAAAAAAGTCCAAGATGAAGGAACGGCTTATTGCCCATAAGACGGATGCCTTTCTTTCTCGGGACTTGGTACGCCTTCAGGAGAAGGCAGAGGTTGCAGCAGATTTGCAGGCTTATCAGGTAACGGAAGCAGACCCCGAGGCCCTGCGGGAATTGCTTACTGAGCTGGAGTTTTTCACCCTACTCAAGTCTGATGTGCCCGCTGCAAAGGTGACAACAGAGGGTTTTACCTTGATTCGGCAGCGGGAGGAGCTGGAACAGCTTGTAGAACAACTTAGTGAGCAGCTTCAAGGAGCTGGGCAGCTGGTAGTGGATACAGAAACCACCTCCCTTGATCCCCTGGAGGCGGAACTGGTCGGGGTTTCTCTTTGCACAGAGACAAAACAGGCCTGGTATCTGGCCTGCGGTCATCGGGATGGGGAAGGGGCTCTGCTGCCAGATCAGTTGACGGTACAGGATATTGTCGATTGTGTTGGCCCTTTATTGGTGGATCCAAAACTCGCCAAGATCGGCCATAATCTCAAATACGATTATGCTATTCTGGCTGCTCCGCAGAATGGAGGCATCCGTTTAGCTGGTCCGCTCTATGATACCATGCTCGGGGCTTGGCTCCTTGATCCCGGTCGGCGTTCCTATAAGCTGGATGATCTCTGCCAGGAAATCGACCTGAAACTCACTCCCTTCAGCGAGGTGGTGGACGGAGATAAAGCACCAGATGCCTTTTGCCGGGTTGCTCCCGAGATTGCTAAAAATTACAGCTGTGAGGATGTCTTTGGTAGCCTGCGCCTTTTTGAGGAACAACGTCCCGAGTTGGAAAAACAGGAGTTATGGACGCTCTTTGCTGAGGTGGAGGGGCTCTTGATCCCGGTGCTGGCTGCGATGGAAGAGACCGGGATCCTGCTGGATAAAGAGGTGCTGCAAGGCCTGACCAAGGAATTTGGTGCCCGGCTGGATGAGTTGGAGCAGGAAATTTATACGCTTGCAGGTCATTCCTTTAATATCAACTCATCGCAGCAGCTGGCAGAGGTGCTCTTTGAGGAGCTTGATCTGCCCAAGGGTCGCAAGACCAAGACCGGTTATTCCACTGATGTGAAGGTGCTGGAAAAGCTTTCCCATAAACATGAGCTGCCAGCTAAAATCCTCCGCTTCCGAAATTTAGCGAAACTCAAATCCACCTATGTGGATAAATTGCAAACCCATATCAGCCCGAGAACCGGTCGGGTGCATTCCTCGTTTAACCAGTGGGGCACGGCAACTGGTCGTCTCAGTTCCAGTAATCCAAATCTCCAGAATATCCCTATCCGTACCGAGGAAGGGCGGCGGATTCGCTCTGCCTTTATTGCTCAGCCGGGGAGTCTGTTGCTTTCAGCCGATTACTCGCAGATTGATCTGCGGGTTATGGCCCATTACAGCCAGGATCCAGCTTTGCTGGAGGCCTTCCGAGGCGAGCAGGATATTCACAGCCAGACCGCAGCGGAGATTTTTCAGGTATCTTTGCCCCTGATTACCGGGGAGATGCGGCGGGTGGCCAAGAGCATCAACTTTGGCATTGTTTACGGTATGTCCGCCTTTGGCTTGTCAGAGCAGCTGGGTATCAGTCGTAAGGAAGCACAGACCTTTATTGATCGCTATTTTGTCCATTATCCAGGGATTCAGGAGTTCATGGACAGCATCATGGATCAGGCCCGGGTGGACGGTTATGTCACCACTCTATTGGGCAGGCGTAGACAGCTGCCGGAGATCAATGCCTCGAATCGTAATCGGCGGCAATTTGCCGAGCGCATGGCTATTAATACCCCGATCCAGGGTACAGCCTCGGACATCATCAAGCTGGCTATGATTAAGGTGCATGAGGAATTACTGAAACAACAGGCCAAGGCTAAGTTGTTGCTCCAAATTCATGATGAGCTGGTGCTGGAAGTGCCAGAGGATGAGCTGGAGTCTGTTTCTGCTATGGTGAAGGAGACGATGGAGTCGGTTATGGCGCTGGATGTGCCGCTCAAGGTCAATACTGAGGTTGGAGGGAGTTTGGATAAGGGGGAGTGA
- a CDS encoding thioredoxin family protein, translated as MIGFSSGGDEIAWKEYQDGLAQAKREGKPAIIIFYSESCSACKKYKNVLREESVVEASKSFVMIRVNTRQQPKLSREYLFDGRYVPRTFAVFPDGKIMHHLYPSKRYKYFIGLDSDNLLGLMQNAQAEIKR; from the coding sequence TTGATCGGATTTTCTTCCGGTGGGGATGAGATCGCCTGGAAAGAATACCAGGATGGATTGGCGCAGGCCAAGAGAGAGGGAAAGCCTGCAATTATTATCTTTTATTCGGAATCCTGTTCTGCTTGTAAGAAGTATAAGAATGTCTTGCGGGAAGAGAGTGTTGTTGAAGCGTCAAAATCCTTTGTTATGATCCGGGTGAATACCCGCCAGCAGCCCAAACTCAGCCGAGAATATTTGTTTGATGGCAGATATGTGCCGAGGACCTTTGCTGTTTTTCCTGATGGCAAGATAATGCATCATCTCTACCCATCGAAGCGATATAAGTATTTTATCGGGCTTGATTCCGACAACCTACTGGGCCTGATGCAGAACGCGCAGGCCGAGATTAAACGTTAA
- a CDS encoding serine acetyltransferase: MSFKDEESCGCEGHRQTVTLEDDYIPSIVSQLTEGFTSKRWSCHIEPVAIPTKKEVVDLVLQAQRVMFPGYFSSTMLNSSSLEYHLGHNLTIFFRNLNRQISSAIRHDCFRHNQPCSNCNARSHALASRFIKELPKIREYLESDIQATLEGDPAARNADEVIFSYPGFFAVFVYRLAHALFILGIPLLPRILSEYAYHRTAIDIHPGAKIGESFFIDHGAGVVIGETCVIGNRVRLYQGVTLGALSLPKGAGRKMRDIKRHPTIEDDVIVYASAIILGGDTVVGARSIVGGNVWLTKSIGPDTKVLVKQPELVYRGKDE; encoded by the coding sequence ATGTCTTTTAAAGACGAAGAATCCTGCGGATGCGAAGGGCATAGACAAACAGTCACCTTGGAAGATGATTATATCCCTTCTATTGTCAGCCAGCTGACAGAAGGGTTTACCTCAAAAAGGTGGTCCTGCCATATTGAACCGGTTGCTATTCCCACCAAAAAAGAGGTGGTTGATCTGGTGCTCCAGGCCCAGCGGGTCATGTTTCCTGGATATTTCAGCTCAACTATGCTCAATTCCTCCAGTCTGGAGTATCATTTGGGGCATAATCTGACGATTTTTTTTAGGAATTTGAACAGGCAGATCAGCTCTGCCATTCGCCATGACTGCTTTCGCCATAATCAGCCCTGTTCCAATTGCAATGCTCGTAGCCATGCCCTTGCGAGCCGATTTATTAAAGAATTGCCAAAAATTCGTGAGTACTTGGAGTCGGATATTCAGGCAACCCTTGAGGGCGATCCGGCAGCCCGTAATGCAGATGAGGTAATTTTTAGTTATCCCGGCTTTTTTGCCGTGTTTGTTTACCGCTTGGCCCATGCCCTGTTTATCTTAGGCATTCCTCTCCTGCCTAGAATCCTTAGCGAATACGCTTATCATCGAACCGCTATTGATATCCATCCTGGTGCAAAGATAGGTGAGTCTTTTTTTATTGATCATGGCGCAGGCGTGGTCATTGGAGAGACCTGTGTCATTGGCAATCGGGTGCGTTTGTACCAGGGCGTGACTCTTGGCGCTTTGTCGCTTCCCAAAGGAGCAGGCAGGAAGATGAGAGACATCAAGCGTCATCCAACTATCGAGGATGATGTGATTGTCTATGCCAGTGCGATTATTCTTGGTGGCGATACAGTGGTTGGGGCTCGATCCATTGTGGGCGGTAATGTTTGGTTGACCAAGAGCATTGGTCCAGACACTAAGGTTCTGGTGAAGCAGCCAGAGCTTGTGTATAGAGGAAAGGATGAGTAG